One Thermococcus eurythermalis DNA segment encodes these proteins:
- a CDS encoding acetate--CoA ligase family protein, whose translation MNLDYFFKPKAIAVIGASNDPMKLGYEVFKNLKKYKDGRVYPVNVKDETVQGVKAYKNVRDIPDEVDLAIIVVPKRFVKQAIIDCGEKGVKGAVIITAGFGETGEEGKKEERELVEIAHSYGMRLIGPNCVGVMNTHNDMNATFIMDAKKGSIAFVSQSGALGAGIVYKTVKEGIGFSKFISVGNMADLDFAELMEYLADTEEDKAIALYIEGVRDGRKFIEIAKRVTKRKPVIALKAGKSESGARAASSHTGSLAGSWKIYEAAFKQSGVLVAETIDDMLSMARAFTQPLPKGKRVAIMTNAGGPGVLTADEIDKRGLKLANLEEKTMEELRSFLPPMAAVKNPVDMIASARGEDYYRTAKALLEDPNVDMLIAICVVPTFAGMTPTEHAEGIIRAVKEVNNGKPVLGLFMAGYVSEKAKELLEANGIPSYERPEDVAAGAYALVQQARNTGVLEDE comes from the coding sequence GGACGGCAGGGTTTACCCCGTCAACGTCAAGGACGAGACCGTTCAGGGCGTCAAAGCATACAAGAACGTCAGGGACATCCCGGACGAAGTTGACCTCGCCATAATCGTCGTCCCGAAGAGGTTCGTGAAGCAGGCGATAATCGACTGCGGCGAAAAGGGCGTCAAAGGGGCCGTCATTATAACTGCCGGCTTCGGTGAGACCGGTGAAGAGGGCAAGAAGGAAGAGCGCGAGCTTGTCGAGATAGCGCACAGCTACGGCATGAGGCTCATCGGGCCCAACTGTGTCGGCGTAATGAACACACACAACGACATGAACGCGACATTCATAATGGACGCCAAGAAGGGGAGCATAGCCTTCGTGAGCCAGAGCGGTGCTTTGGGAGCCGGAATCGTCTACAAGACCGTCAAGGAAGGAATAGGCTTCTCCAAGTTCATCAGCGTCGGAAACATGGCCGACCTCGACTTCGCTGAGCTGATGGAGTATCTAGCCGACACCGAGGAGGACAAGGCCATCGCCCTCTACATCGAGGGAGTAAGGGACGGAAGGAAGTTCATAGAAATAGCCAAGCGCGTTACTAAGAGGAAGCCCGTCATAGCCCTCAAGGCAGGAAAAAGCGAGAGCGGTGCGAGGGCCGCTTCGAGCCACACGGGTTCTTTAGCCGGAAGCTGGAAGATTTATGAAGCTGCCTTCAAGCAGAGCGGCGTCCTCGTGGCCGAGACAATAGACGACATGCTCAGCATGGCGAGGGCCTTTACCCAGCCATTGCCAAAAGGAAAGCGCGTCGCGATAATGACCAACGCCGGTGGGCCGGGAGTTCTGACCGCGGACGAGATAGACAAGCGCGGACTGAAGCTGGCGAACCTTGAGGAGAAGACGATGGAGGAGCTCCGCTCGTTCCTTCCGCCGATGGCAGCCGTGAAGAACCCGGTTGACATGATAGCGAGCGCCCGCGGTGAGGACTACTACAGGACCGCGAAGGCCCTCCTCGAAGACCCGAACGTGGACATGCTCATCGCAATATGTGTCGTTCCGACCTTCGCGGGCATGACGCCAACCGAGCACGCGGAGGGCATCATCAGGGCAGTTAAGGAAGTCAACAACGGAAAGCCGGTTCTCGGCCTCTTCATGGCCGGCTACGTGAGTGAGAAGGCTAAGGAGCTCCTTGAGGCAAACGGGATTCCGAGCTACGAGAGGCCGGAAGATGTCGCCGCTGGCGCTTATGCCCTCGTCCAGCAGGCGAGGAACACCGGAGTACTGGAGGACGAGTGA
- the iorA gene encoding indolepyruvate ferredoxin oxidoreductase subunit alpha — protein sequence MAKVTDMVLWDKPGEKVLLLGNQAIARGALEANIAVYAAYPGTPSSELTDTMAIVAKKAGVYMEYSTNEKVAFETALAAAWSGLRAMTAMKHVGLNVAADTFMSAVGMGVEGGFVIMVADDPSMWSSQNEQDTRVYAKFANVPVLEPSDPHEAKEMTKYAFELSEKFKHFVILRTTTRTSHARGDVILGELPEEIKTGKRKFGNFKKDPSRFVDVPANARKFHPIILEKIEKIREELNDCPFNWIEGKEDAKVGIIAPGLSYAYVKEALHWLGVEDVKVLKLGTPFPVPYGLLEKFFDGIEKVLIVEELEPVVEEQVKTWAYDRGIRIPIHGKDLVPRVYEMTTRRAVEAIAKFLGIPTPVNYEELDAKYKKALEIVPPRPPSLCPACPHRNSFFAIKKATHSKGIYPSDIGCYTLGLLPPLNAVDTTVAMGASIGIAHGLSVALNGSLAEEERKTGKEKKVIVATIGDSTFYHTGLPALANAIYNRSNVLVVVLDNLVTAMTGDQPNPSTGQTPHGEGRRIPIEDVAKAMGADFVAVVDPYDIKATYETIKKALEVDGVSVVVTRQICALYRIGQMRRKGEKWPIYYVDEEKCTGCKICINAYGCPAIYWDEEKKQARIEPSMCWGCGGCAQICPFGAFKPVEGGEE from the coding sequence ATGGCGAAGGTTACAGACATGGTGTTGTGGGACAAGCCGGGGGAGAAGGTTCTCCTCCTCGGCAACCAGGCCATAGCACGCGGTGCTCTGGAGGCGAACATAGCGGTTTACGCCGCCTACCCCGGAACCCCGAGCTCGGAGCTCACTGACACGATGGCCATCGTGGCAAAGAAGGCGGGCGTTTACATGGAGTACTCCACCAACGAGAAGGTCGCCTTTGAGACTGCCCTTGCCGCGGCCTGGAGCGGCCTCAGGGCCATGACGGCAATGAAGCACGTCGGACTGAACGTCGCGGCAGATACCTTCATGAGCGCCGTCGGAATGGGCGTCGAGGGCGGCTTTGTCATAATGGTCGCCGACGACCCGAGCATGTGGAGCAGCCAGAACGAGCAGGATACGCGTGTTTACGCGAAGTTCGCCAACGTCCCGGTTCTTGAGCCCTCCGACCCGCACGAGGCCAAGGAGATGACGAAGTACGCCTTCGAGCTCAGCGAGAAGTTCAAGCACTTTGTCATCCTTAGGACAACGACAAGGACTTCCCACGCCCGCGGTGACGTCATCCTTGGGGAACTCCCGGAGGAAATAAAGACCGGCAAGAGGAAGTTCGGCAACTTCAAGAAGGACCCGAGCAGGTTCGTGGACGTCCCGGCCAACGCCAGGAAGTTCCACCCGATAATACTCGAGAAGATAGAGAAGATACGCGAGGAGCTCAACGACTGCCCGTTCAACTGGATAGAGGGCAAGGAAGATGCCAAGGTCGGTATAATCGCCCCCGGCCTCAGCTACGCCTACGTCAAGGAAGCCCTCCACTGGCTCGGTGTTGAGGACGTCAAGGTTCTCAAGCTCGGAACGCCGTTCCCCGTCCCGTACGGGCTCCTTGAGAAGTTCTTCGACGGCATTGAGAAGGTTCTCATCGTCGAGGAACTTGAGCCGGTCGTCGAGGAGCAGGTCAAGACCTGGGCCTACGACAGGGGCATCAGAATTCCAATCCACGGAAAGGACCTCGTGCCGAGGGTCTACGAGATGACCACGAGGAGGGCCGTCGAGGCCATAGCCAAGTTCCTCGGTATCCCCACACCGGTCAACTACGAGGAGCTTGACGCAAAGTACAAGAAGGCGCTTGAGATAGTCCCGCCGAGGCCACCGAGCCTCTGTCCGGCCTGTCCTCACAGGAACAGCTTCTTCGCCATAAAGAAGGCCACCCACTCAAAGGGCATCTACCCCAGCGACATAGGCTGTTACACCCTCGGTCTCCTGCCGCCGCTCAACGCCGTTGACACCACCGTCGCAATGGGTGCTTCAATAGGCATCGCCCACGGCCTCAGCGTTGCCCTCAACGGAAGCCTCGCCGAGGAAGAGAGGAAGACCGGCAAGGAGAAGAAGGTCATCGTTGCTACCATCGGTGACTCGACCTTCTACCACACCGGACTTCCTGCCCTGGCCAACGCCATCTACAACCGCTCCAACGTGCTCGTCGTCGTCCTCGACAACCTCGTGACGGCAATGACCGGCGACCAGCCCAACCCGAGCACCGGCCAGACTCCGCACGGTGAGGGTAGGAGGATACCAATAGAGGACGTCGCCAAGGCGATGGGTGCCGACTTCGTTGCCGTCGTCGACCCATACGACATAAAGGCCACCTACGAGACCATAAAGAAGGCCCTTGAGGTTGATGGCGTCAGCGTCGTCGTCACGAGGCAGATCTGTGCCCTCTACAGGATAGGCCAGATGAGAAGGAAGGGAGAGAAGTGGCCAATCTACTACGTGGACGAGGAGAAGTGTACCGGCTGTAAGATATGTATCAACGCCTACGGCTGTCCGGCAATCTACTGGGACGAGGAGAAGAAGCAGGCGAGAATAGAGCCGAGCATGTGCTGGGGCTGTGGAGGCTGTGCTCAGATCTGTCCGTTTGGAGCCTTTAAGCCCGTAGAGGGGGGAGAAGAATGA
- a CDS encoding indolepyruvate oxidoreductase subunit beta, with amino-acid sequence MKEYNIVITGVGGQGVLTAANILGWAALHAGHKVRMGEVHGMSQRFGSVVSYVRFGEEVYGSMVPEGKGDVILAFEPVEALRYINYLKEGGMVVVNTKPIVPVQVSMGKARYPELEEIRKIVEEDFKAKWIGFNAEELAIKAGHVVTTNTVLIGALTQIPEFPLDAEHVRDVIRLSVPPKAVEMNMKAFDLGVQAAKEILGL; translated from the coding sequence ATGAAGGAGTATAACATTGTCATCACCGGTGTCGGCGGCCAGGGTGTCCTTACGGCCGCAAACATCCTCGGTTGGGCCGCCCTTCACGCCGGCCACAAGGTCAGGATGGGTGAAGTTCACGGCATGAGCCAGCGCTTTGGTAGCGTCGTCTCTTACGTCCGCTTCGGTGAGGAAGTCTACGGCTCGATGGTTCCTGAAGGAAAGGGCGACGTTATCCTCGCTTTTGAGCCTGTCGAGGCGCTCCGCTACATCAACTACCTCAAGGAGGGCGGAATGGTCGTCGTGAACACCAAGCCCATCGTCCCGGTCCAGGTCTCGATGGGCAAGGCCCGCTACCCCGAGCTCGAAGAAATCAGGAAGATAGTCGAGGAGGACTTCAAGGCCAAGTGGATAGGCTTCAACGCCGAGGAGCTCGCCATAAAGGCCGGCCACGTCGTAACTACTAACACCGTCCTCATCGGTGCCCTGACCCAGATTCCGGAGTTCCCGCTTGACGCGGAGCACGTTAGAGATGTCATAAGGCTCAGCGTCCCGCCAAAGGCCGTCGAGATGAACATGAAGGCCTTCGACCTCGGTGTCCAGGCCGCTAAGGAGATTCTGGGGCTTTAA
- a CDS encoding DUF2357 domain-containing protein codes for MECIEGKEITSTKSGCWTFSDGERWYLFEWVDYLLKPEIDTDEVLVGKIPATKLRNGQFLISFKNFIGETEITGVKNGEIVFKRPVKVLSLKFSKIYPNVFASMNGHGITRFSKVQDLFVGRLIEDVIKHSLSMPFQLESPTGFAVEESDEPVNELFAYHYLRSNKTRIIEAFEIVVHRMKRELRVEEEWLRPDEVDEVTPETLISITEHPEYLAPAGEGVLVARYLNGYVPTKVLGSRKYKSFDTPENRFAKHFLGILIEWSERVINAFENGKKADLKLIRELLEELEFVRSDDIWEEIGDMTLFPYTSQTLLKGDGYRDLLELYREFTAYSPFFEGLQKAIDNRDIAKLYEYWAFFRLVEELGRVLGKKDIRIVVTPAGELSESGDVYAQFDNGRRLYYNKRLIPRKWSYSVTLRPDFSLFTGDPDETGTELVGVFDAKFKLDVVDEPKEIEGFDKEDEEAERSRNYTTWAKLEDIYKMHTYRDALRCNFAVVLYPGRRSVFFDIDKGRLSGSFDFSSLLSRDLKGVGYIRVAPEVKL; via the coding sequence GTGGAGTGCATAGAGGGGAAGGAGATAACATCAACCAAAAGCGGATGCTGGACGTTTTCAGACGGCGAGCGGTGGTATCTCTTTGAGTGGGTTGATTACCTGCTTAAACCTGAAATTGACACAGATGAAGTTCTCGTTGGCAAAATACCGGCGACAAAATTGAGAAATGGGCAGTTCTTGATTTCATTCAAAAACTTCATCGGGGAGACCGAGATAACGGGTGTTAAAAACGGGGAAATCGTCTTTAAACGTCCTGTGAAGGTTCTTTCGCTCAAATTTTCGAAAATATATCCTAACGTCTTTGCTTCTATGAATGGACACGGAATAACACGCTTCTCAAAAGTCCAAGATTTGTTTGTGGGGCGACTCATTGAGGATGTAATAAAGCACTCCCTCTCAATGCCCTTCCAGCTGGAATCGCCAACGGGCTTTGCAGTGGAAGAAAGCGATGAGCCCGTAAACGAGCTCTTTGCTTACCATTACCTCCGCTCAAACAAAACTCGAATCATCGAGGCCTTTGAGATAGTCGTGCACAGAATGAAACGAGAACTTAGAGTGGAGGAAGAGTGGCTAAGGCCAGATGAGGTCGACGAAGTAACCCCAGAAACGCTGATTTCAATCACCGAACACCCGGAATATCTGGCACCGGCTGGAGAGGGTGTTCTTGTGGCGAGATACCTGAACGGCTACGTGCCCACCAAAGTTCTCGGAAGTAGAAAGTACAAGAGCTTTGACACCCCAGAGAACAGGTTTGCAAAGCATTTTCTTGGTATTCTTATCGAGTGGAGTGAGAGGGTAATAAACGCCTTCGAGAACGGAAAAAAGGCTGACCTGAAGCTCATTAGGGAGCTCCTTGAAGAGCTTGAGTTCGTTAGAAGCGATGACATCTGGGAAGAAATAGGGGACATGACGCTATTCCCATATACTTCACAAACTCTACTGAAGGGCGACGGCTACCGTGACCTGCTTGAGCTGTATAGGGAGTTCACGGCGTACTCGCCTTTCTTCGAGGGGCTTCAAAAGGCAATAGACAACAGGGACATAGCGAAGCTCTACGAGTACTGGGCTTTCTTCAGGCTCGTGGAGGAACTTGGCAGAGTCCTTGGGAAGAAGGACATCCGCATCGTTGTCACACCCGCGGGGGAGTTATCAGAAAGCGGAGACGTTTACGCACAATTTGACAATGGCCGGAGGCTCTACTACAACAAAAGGCTAATCCCAAGGAAGTGGAGCTACTCCGTGACTCTGAGGCCAGACTTCTCGCTGTTTACTGGTGATCCTGACGAAACTGGAACAGAGCTCGTTGGGGTCTTCGACGCGAAGTTCAAGCTTGATGTAGTTGATGAACCCAAGGAAATCGAGGGCTTTGACAAAGAAGACGAGGAAGCAGAGAGGAGTAGAAACTACACGACGTGGGCAAAGCTTGAGGACATTTACAAGATGCACACCTACAGGGACGCTTTAAGGTGTAATTTCGCGGTGGTGCTGTATCCGGGAAGGAGGAGTGTGTTTTTTGATATTGACAAAGGTAGATTAAGTGGGAGTTTTGATTTTAGCAGTCTTTTGTCCAGAGATTTGAAGGGTGTTGGATATATTAGGGTGGCACCGGAGGTGAAACTGTGA
- a CDS encoding McrB family protein — protein sequence MNEEVLEAILRKEREKYHEEWKEKRNSILQNVERLRDFAKKDHITGEDVKHIHSSITKELKLLTGVEIIWTWGGKGAKVEEFFSRPGFRNLLLKAEKIENVDDAEELQELLIKVIKGRHTKLSTVSSWLCVMNPKVFYPMHKQTLPKQVREKIGIRKIWGGNTNERSIQEYMTFLKTINKINKKLGIETMIESAFYLSRFRGSDNNRGPQKRTIGRYLSYRGYFYSQHLVSQFYTALKTKGFVILSGLTGTGKTKIAQELAELLDDSKKNLLFLPVRPDWRDSKALLGYYNPLTGEYQRTQLLDFILKAIEDYDKNRENAMPYFVILDEMNLAHVEYYFADFLSVLESGRDDDGFTREPIPLHEVGKVEKEQEIPRELKLPPNLYIIGTVNMDETTYSFSPKVLDRAFVVEFHDVDLENYPSQDSESELSPETINALKGLILDDLRGEKGKFLARSKEEANKAVRELKGTEYWRVLAELNGVLEPYDMHFGYRVVDEIALFFQSAKESQDKGIVEFRDDDEIFDLALLMKVLPKFHGNRKKLEEPLKAILKLCLSENAKTRVQDLGRKAVLSMLKNWEKEKENFRFKHTARKVLRMLRQLYEIGFASFS from the coding sequence GTGAACGAAGAAGTTTTAGAAGCAATCCTAAGGAAAGAACGAGAAAAATACCATGAAGAATGGAAAGAAAAACGAAACAGTATTCTTCAAAACGTAGAGAGATTGAGAGACTTTGCCAAAAAAGACCACATTACAGGAGAAGACGTGAAGCATATTCATAGTAGTATTACAAAAGAGTTAAAGCTTCTGACTGGGGTTGAAATTATATGGACTTGGGGCGGGAAAGGTGCGAAAGTTGAAGAGTTCTTTAGCAGACCGGGCTTCAGAAACCTTCTTTTAAAAGCAGAGAAAATTGAAAACGTAGACGACGCTGAGGAACTTCAAGAACTTTTAATCAAAGTAATCAAAGGGAGACACACTAAGCTATCAACCGTTAGCTCTTGGCTTTGTGTAATGAACCCCAAAGTGTTTTATCCTATGCACAAACAAACTCTACCAAAACAAGTCAGAGAAAAGATTGGAATAAGGAAAATCTGGGGTGGAAACACGAATGAAAGGAGCATACAGGAATATATGACTTTTCTAAAAACTATCAACAAGATTAACAAGAAGCTTGGAATCGAAACTATGATTGAGAGTGCGTTTTACTTGAGCAGATTTAGGGGTTCAGATAATAACAGGGGACCTCAAAAAAGAACTATAGGAAGGTATCTCTCATACAGAGGTTACTTTTATTCCCAACACCTCGTCTCCCAGTTCTATACGGCACTCAAAACCAAGGGCTTTGTAATCCTCTCGGGCCTGACGGGAACCGGAAAGACAAAGATAGCGCAGGAGCTCGCGGAACTCCTCGATGACTCTAAGAAAAACCTCCTGTTCCTCCCCGTCCGCCCGGACTGGAGAGACTCAAAAGCATTGCTCGGATATTACAATCCGCTGACTGGAGAATATCAAAGAACACAACTGCTCGACTTTATCTTAAAAGCTATCGAGGACTACGATAAAAACCGTGAGAACGCCATGCCCTACTTCGTTATTCTCGACGAAATGAACCTTGCCCACGTCGAGTACTACTTCGCTGACTTCCTCAGCGTCCTTGAGAGTGGGAGAGACGATGATGGATTCACAAGGGAACCCATACCGCTCCACGAGGTTGGGAAGGTTGAAAAAGAACAGGAGATTCCAAGGGAACTCAAACTCCCACCAAACCTTTACATCATCGGAACCGTGAACATGGACGAGACCACTTACTCATTCAGCCCGAAGGTTCTGGACAGAGCTTTCGTTGTAGAGTTCCATGACGTTGACCTCGAAAACTACCCATCACAGGATTCGGAGTCTGAGTTATCCCCAGAAACTATTAACGCCTTGAAAGGCCTCATACTGGACGACCTTCGCGGCGAAAAGGGCAAATTCCTCGCCCGTTCAAAGGAAGAGGCAAACAAAGCAGTCAGAGAGCTAAAAGGTACAGAGTACTGGAGAGTTCTCGCTGAACTTAACGGGGTCCTTGAACCCTACGATATGCACTTCGGCTATCGCGTCGTTGATGAGATTGCGCTGTTTTTCCAGAGCGCCAAGGAGAGCCAGGACAAAGGCATCGTGGAATTCAGGGATGATGACGAAATCTTCGACCTCGCACTCCTGATGAAAGTTCTCCCGAAGTTCCACGGGAACAGGAAGAAGCTCGAAGAGCCTTTGAAAGCCATCTTAAAGCTGTGCCTCTCAGAGAACGCGAAAACCAGAGTTCAAGACCTTGGAAGGAAAGCTGTTCTAAGCATGCTCAAAAACTGGGAAAAGGAAAAAGAAAACTTCCGCTTCAAACACACGGCCAGGAAAGTCCTCCGCATGCTCCGCCAGCTATACGAGATAGGCTTCGCGAGCTTCAGCTGA
- a CDS encoding AAA family ATPase, which produces MLFDLQPKRRREDLYDREEELKEFSEAIELGETLILLLGIRRLGKSSLLNVALSESGKPFSKIDVRSLYFTHGSIPQELLARKLLEGLLKSLKGRDKVRMELVKALSRIKGVKVSGLQVEFDEKPDLAGLLERLDAWAEKTGRRVIIAFDEAQYLRLSGIRYDGLIAYAVDNLPNLTFVLTGSEVGMLHDFIGLDDPKKPLFGRYAREITLKRFSKEQSRDFLRRGFDELGVKVQEEEIKKAVEKLDGIVGWLTLYGYIRGVRKLPEKDALDELFERAKALVLDEISALTRYSARYRFILKAVALGNSSWSSIKEYVEFKAGKINDAKFSALLKNLVKYGYLEKGEDGYSIPDPVVKEVIKRTNLPQGKPLIPP; this is translated from the coding sequence TTGCTGTTCGACCTCCAGCCAAAGAGGAGAAGGGAAGACCTCTACGATAGGGAGGAAGAGCTCAAGGAGTTTTCCGAAGCCATTGAGCTTGGGGAAACGCTAATCCTTCTGCTCGGCATCAGGAGACTCGGCAAAAGCTCCCTCCTCAATGTTGCTCTCTCTGAGTCCGGAAAGCCGTTCTCCAAGATTGACGTTCGCTCGCTCTACTTCACCCATGGCTCGATTCCCCAGGAGCTGCTCGCGAGAAAACTCCTCGAAGGCCTTCTCAAGTCTCTGAAGGGAAGAGACAAAGTGAGGATGGAACTTGTGAAGGCTCTCTCAAGGATTAAGGGGGTTAAAGTTTCGGGTCTTCAGGTGGAGTTTGATGAAAAGCCCGACCTTGCAGGACTTCTTGAGAGGCTTGACGCATGGGCCGAGAAAACCGGGAGGAGAGTTATAATCGCCTTCGACGAGGCCCAGTACCTGAGGCTTTCGGGGATACGGTACGATGGGCTCATAGCGTACGCCGTGGACAACCTGCCGAACCTGACGTTTGTACTGACTGGCTCCGAAGTTGGAATGCTCCACGATTTCATCGGACTCGACGACCCCAAAAAGCCCTTATTTGGTAGGTACGCGAGGGAAATAACACTGAAGAGGTTTTCGAAGGAGCAGAGCAGGGATTTCCTGAGAAGGGGGTTCGACGAGCTTGGGGTAAAAGTTCAAGAAGAGGAAATCAAGAAAGCCGTAGAAAAGCTCGACGGCATAGTCGGATGGCTGACCCTTTACGGCTACATAAGAGGAGTTAGAAAGCTCCCCGAAAAAGATGCCCTCGATGAGCTCTTTGAACGGGCCAAAGCGCTGGTTCTTGACGAAATCTCGGCCCTCACGAGGTACAGCGCGAGGTACCGGTTCATTCTCAAAGCCGTTGCCCTTGGAAACAGCTCATGGAGCTCCATAAAGGAGTACGTGGAGTTCAAGGCGGGAAAGATAAACGATGCGAAGTTCTCTGCTCTGTTGAAGAACCTCGTTAAGTACGGCTACCTTGAAAAGGGTGAAGATGGCTATTCCATTCCTGACCCAGTAGTCAAGGAAGTCATAAAGAGGACCAACTTACCCCAGGGTAAGCCACTTATCCCCCCGTAA
- a CDS encoding histone deacetylase family protein, producing the protein MAFSVIYSPVFLEHRPENYHPENPGRLLRAIKALQRLGLWKPIEPSPVPEEELLTVHTEDYVELVRERSIKFSYLDPDTYVSPGTWEASLLAFGASRTAVEMALKRKGLYLALVRPPGHHAGRSGRAFNAPTLGFCIFNNAAYAAKVAEELTGKVLVIDFDAHHGNGTQEIFWNDNKVVHVDLHERDIYPWSGYEYEVGGNGAEGTKINLPMPHYARDDDYIYAWNEIVLPILAQFKPKLVVISAGFDGFLGENLTTLRLSELFFAYAGSTLSRYPLAVVFEGGYSVGLDKGLPAFIRGYLSGEIREVPVSPSYEALRTVARVKEIHSEWWEF; encoded by the coding sequence TTGGCCTTTTCAGTAATTTATTCCCCGGTTTTTCTTGAACATAGGCCTGAAAACTACCACCCCGAGAACCCCGGCAGGCTGCTGCGGGCCATAAAGGCTCTCCAGCGTTTGGGCCTGTGGAAGCCAATTGAGCCCAGCCCCGTACCTGAGGAAGAGCTTCTGACCGTCCACACAGAGGACTACGTTGAGCTTGTCAGGGAGAGAAGCATAAAATTCTCCTACCTTGACCCGGACACCTACGTCTCCCCGGGCACATGGGAGGCTTCTCTCCTCGCATTTGGGGCCTCGCGGACGGCTGTCGAGATGGCTTTAAAGAGAAAGGGCCTCTACCTTGCCCTCGTCAGGCCTCCCGGCCATCACGCCGGCAGGTCGGGCAGGGCCTTTAATGCCCCGACTCTGGGCTTCTGCATCTTCAACAACGCTGCATACGCGGCAAAGGTCGCCGAGGAGCTCACCGGGAAGGTTCTCGTCATAGACTTCGACGCCCACCACGGCAACGGGACGCAGGAGATATTCTGGAACGACAACAAAGTAGTCCACGTAGACCTGCACGAGCGCGACATCTATCCGTGGAGCGGTTATGAATACGAGGTCGGCGGTAATGGAGCTGAGGGGACGAAAATAAACCTGCCGATGCCCCACTATGCGAGAGACGATGACTACATCTATGCATGGAACGAAATAGTTCTTCCGATACTGGCCCAGTTCAAACCAAAGCTTGTTGTCATTTCAGCCGGCTTCGACGGCTTCCTCGGCGAGAATCTAACAACGCTAAGACTGAGTGAGCTCTTCTTCGCCTATGCTGGTTCAACTCTTTCGCGCTATCCGCTGGCGGTGGTTTTTGAGGGTGGCTACTCGGTTGGTCTTGACAAAGGTCTTCCCGCGTTCATCAGGGGCTACCTGAGCGGGGAAATCCGCGAGGTTCCGGTCAGTCCATCGTACGAGGCGCTCAGAACCGTTGCGAGGGTGAAAGAGATACATTCCGAGTGGTGGGAGTTCTAA
- a CDS encoding TATA-box-binding protein — MVDMSNVKLRIENIVASVDLFTELNLEKVIEICPNSKYNPEEFPGIICRFDEPKVALLIFSSGKLVVTGAKSVDDIKRAVNKLIMMLKKIGAKFHREPQIDIQNMVFSGDIGMEFNLDAVALSLPNCEYEPEQFPGVIYRVKEPRAVILLFSSGKIVCSGAKSEDDAWEAVRKLLRELEKYGLIEEEDEEW, encoded by the coding sequence TTGGTGGACATGAGCAATGTAAAGCTCAGGATTGAAAACATCGTGGCTTCTGTTGACCTCTTTACGGAGCTGAACCTTGAAAAGGTTATTGAAATATGCCCCAACTCAAAGTACAATCCGGAGGAGTTCCCGGGAATCATATGCCGTTTTGATGAACCCAAGGTCGCCCTGCTTATATTTAGCTCAGGAAAGCTCGTTGTCACCGGGGCAAAGAGCGTCGACGACATAAAGAGGGCCGTTAACAAGCTTATTATGATGCTCAAGAAGATCGGGGCAAAGTTCCACCGCGAGCCCCAGATTGACATCCAGAACATGGTTTTCAGCGGTGACATTGGTATGGAGTTTAACCTCGATGCCGTTGCGCTCAGTCTTCCCAACTGTGAGTACGAGCCCGAGCAGTTCCCGGGTGTTATCTACCGCGTAAAGGAGCCGAGGGCCGTCATACTGCTCTTCTCTTCCGGTAAAATAGTCTGTTCCGGTGCCAAGAGCGAGGACGACGCCTGGGAAGCCGTCAGAAAGCTCCTCCGCGAGCTGGAGAAGTACGGCCTTATAGAGGAAGAGGACGAAGAATGGTGA